A genomic region of Mus pahari chromosome 22, PAHARI_EIJ_v1.1, whole genome shotgun sequence contains the following coding sequences:
- the LOC110338587 gene encoding LOW QUALITY PROTEIN: homeobox protein goosecoid-like (The sequence of the model RefSeq protein was modified relative to this genomic sequence to represent the inferred CDS: deleted 3 bases in 2 codons): MAKISFLHPKFQMSSNTPVQTSSLVPKEPTRNLPFQICQSPLVTPRSPMQPSLSVPERYLRQQESQGPARKSSTQMQPGPVMSPGLPTLRRHSGHPSHQIPSRPSMRSGFQGSLGPMALSHSYGDQQTSLEAPRKSRKIRTVYIEERKCLLQAHLDQCKSPDLEQCMALALLTGVTEYEIQIWFKNRQAKECQKKGPQLPGRIGSGPHYRPTSNNGGEVYAFTASPVSVCQRHLDANCPPQFKSLMNSPHQEFNLSLID, from the exons ATGGCCAAAATTTCCTTCTTGCATCCAAAATTCCAAATGTCTTCAAATACACCCGTACAAACCAGTTCCCTAGTGCCCAAAGAGCCTACGAGGAACTTACCTTTTCAAATATGTCAGAGTCCCCTAGTGACCCCAAGAAGTCCAATGCAACCAAGTCTTTCAGTCCCTGAAAGGTACCTACGTCAGCAAGAG TCCCAAGGACCAGCAAGAAAATCAAGTACCCAAATGCAACCAGGTCCTGTAATGAGCCCAGGTTTACCAACTCTGAGAAGACACTCAGGGCATCCAAGCCATCAGATACCTTCAAGACCCTCAATGAGATCTGGTTTCCAGGGTTCTCTAGGACCTATGGCACTGTCACATAGTTATGGTGACCAACAAACCAGCCTTGAGGCTCCAAGGAAGAGTCGGAAAATACGCACTGTATACATCGAGGAACGGAAGTGCCTGCTGCAAGCACATCTTGATCAGTGCAAGTCCCCAGACCTGGAACAA TGCATGGCACTGGCATTACTGACTGGTGTGACAGAGTATGAGATCCAGATCTGGTTCAAGAATAGACAAGCTAAAGAATGTCAGAAGAAGGGTCCACAACTCCCTGGGAGAATTGGAAGTGGACCTCACTATAGGCCTACCTCCAACAATGGTGGTGAAGTTTATGCTTTCACTGCCAGTCCAGTTTCTGTGTGCCAGAGACATTTGGATGCTAACTGTCCCCCTCAGTTTAAATCATTGATGAACTCCCCTCATCAGGAATTCAACTTGTCCCTCATTGATTAG